A window of Limosilactobacillus sp. WILCCON 0051 genomic DNA:
GTGCGTGGTCTGATATCCTTTAACCGTGTTGGTAATCGACGTGTTATCCGTCTTGCCGACAACCGTGTAAGTTACTTTAGCAGCCTTATCCGTCTTAAAGATCATCAAGGCCGTCAATGGCGAGGTGCCGTATGGATTAACCTTGACGTAGGCATTATCCAGCGTCCGCGTAGTACTTTTGACGATTTTGGCATAGCTCTTGGTCTGCTTGGATGTCGGATTATTCTTGAGCAGATGGCTATTGATATTTTTAATGATCTGCTTATCAGAAATGACACCCAGCGAATAATGACGATAGCCAAACCAGCCACCAACCCCGCATAAGACCAGCAGCACCGCGATCAGCGCCAGCCAGCGTCCTTTTTTGTGGTGCAAACAATCACTTCCCTATATTAAATTAATAATTTCGCCTTGATCGACAAACCGCTTAACGCCCGACCATCAAAGCTGATACACAAAGCTTAAAGAAAAGTTGCGAATCCTTTTAGGAGAAGTTTTGAAGAATAACGGGGCAAAATGTAAATTTTATGCGATATAAATTCTTTTAATCTTAATCAACAACTTTAAAAAATTCATAAAATGCTCAATCCCAGAGTTTTTTGACATTTATCAAACTTTTCGACAAATATCAAAATTTAAATCTATTATTGGCTGATATTTGCATTATAATAGGAATGTAAGCACTTTAATCACGATAGTTTATCAGAAAGGTGGCTGTTCAATGAGTACTCAAACAAAATTTTCTGAAAAAGACATCGTTAAGACCAATCCGATCTTCTCACGGACGCGGACTACGATTGAATCGGCATTTTACGCCAACAACATGACGCATATTGCCGATACCGCGACTGCTTATCGTTTGGCGGCCGACAACCCCAACACCATCGTTACCGACCTGCCAATCAAGCATACCGAAGAACTGGGACTGCCAGCCGATGCCAAGATGCTGGTCGACAACCATGGTCAGATTGTGGGCCGGACCGCGGCAGCACGGCGTTTGATCGGTTCACCAGACGTTGATGCCGAAAAAATCGATGGCGTCCTGCGCGAAGCTATCTATGAAGGCCACGAACGCGACTTTTACACGACGGACGTGATCGTGGGGCTGGATGAAGACTTTATGGTAAAGGCGCATCTGGCACTGGCAGAAGGGTTTGAGGTCAATCTGCTTTCCTATATGCTCAACTTCCAAACAGCTACCGAAAACTGGCTGAAACGCTATGCCGATTCACGAGCCTATGACGAAGGCGACATCTATCTGTACTGCGACCCATACTGGAGCAGTCCCGACTATCCACATGGCCTGGTTGTCATCGATGCTCAGCACAATGCAGCAGCAGTCTTGGGTCTGCGCTACTTTGGCGAGCTTAAGAAGTCCACTTTGACGCTGGCCTGGGCAACCGCGCACCGGCATGGTTTTACTGCTTGTCACGGCGGCGAAAAGACTTTCCACTTCAGCGACCGTGATGATCAGACATTTGCCTTCTATGGACTTTCTGGTTCGGGCAAGTCTACGCTGACGCACGCCAAGCATGGTGGCAAATTCGATATTACCGTGCTGCATGACGATGCGTTTGTAATCAATCGTGAAGACGGCAGCTCCACGGCTCTTGAACCGGCCTACTTTGACAAGACCAACGACTATCTGCCGGGCAGCCGCGAAATGCAGTACTTTACCACGGTGATGAACGTTGGCGTCACGCTTAACGAAGCCGGCCAAAAAGTATTGGTAACCCAGGATCTGCGCAACGGCAATGGACGGACCATTAAGACGCGCTATGCCTCTACCAACCGGGTGGATCGCGAAATTGCCCCAATCAATGCCGTCTTTTGGATTATGAAAGATGACAGTCTGCCGC
This region includes:
- a CDS encoding phosphoenolpyruvate carboxykinase (ATP), encoding MSTQTKFSEKDIVKTNPIFSRTRTTIESAFYANNMTHIADTATAYRLAADNPNTIVTDLPIKHTEELGLPADAKMLVDNHGQIVGRTAAARRLIGSPDVDAEKIDGVLREAIYEGHERDFYTTDVIVGLDEDFMVKAHLALAEGFEVNLLSYMLNFQTATENWLKRYADSRAYDEGDIYLYCDPYWSSPDYPHGLVVIDAQHNAAAVLGLRYFGELKKSTLTLAWATAHRHGFTACHGGEKTFHFSDRDDQTFAFYGLSGSGKSTLTHAKHGGKFDITVLHDDAFVINREDGSSTALEPAYFDKTNDYLPGSREMQYFTTVMNVGVTLNEAGQKVLVTQDLRNGNGRTIKTRYASTNRVDREIAPINAVFWIMKDDSLPPVVKLTDPVTAATFGLTLATKRSTAENVVGADRNALVIEPFADPFRAYPLSEDYQDFKALFEERHVDCYIVNTANFNGLDIPKELTLKALEDIAQNQAAFQPFGKLPNMEYIAYDGYPVDFNDAEYVTKLKTRFEIRRDWVKNYEAQHTGEKLPAEILTSLDNLINALN